From a region of the Coprococcus comes ATCC 27758 genome:
- a CDS encoding TlpA disulfide reductase family protein, which translates to MKNKTSRTNSMKLKKVIAASLAVFILFAFTGCKTSSGSATTESSKQEDTSTTDSSSSGDLNEKLNDLYQQENQIFADHKDVWDKAFGFMSKNIDDDTKNENYADFLANIIESNKDSFSEEEYATLSKDIETIRGIEEEIAKLEKEIAAADPSGSSSSGTDDSTGVFHGFKGKDLDGNDVDESLFTKNKVTVVNFWFSGCKPCVEELSKLNELNDTIKKMGGEVVGINTDTLDDNQDGIKEAKEILKAKGASYKNLTFDSDSTVGKYAGNIMAFPTTVLVDKDGNIVGEPFMGGIDDQSNYEQLMKQIQSILDQE; encoded by the coding sequence ATGAAAAACAAAACAAGTAGAACAAACTCAATGAAATTAAAAAAAGTAATTGCGGCATCTCTTGCCGTTTTCATTCTTTTTGCATTCACAGGTTGCAAAACTTCATCCGGTTCCGCAACAACTGAAAGCTCAAAGCAGGAAGATACTTCCACAACAGATTCAAGCAGTTCGGGTGATCTGAATGAAAAGCTGAATGACCTTTACCAACAGGAAAACCAGATCTTTGCAGATCACAAAGATGTGTGGGACAAAGCATTTGGCTTTATGAGCAAGAACATTGACGATGATACCAAGAATGAAAACTATGCGGACTTTCTTGCAAATATAATAGAATCAAATAAAGATTCTTTCTCCGAAGAAGAATATGCTACTCTGAGTAAAGACATTGAAACGATCCGCGGTATTGAAGAAGAAATTGCAAAACTTGAAAAAGAAATTGCCGCAGCTGATCCTTCCGGCAGTAGTTCCTCCGGCACAGATGACTCTACAGGTGTGTTTCACGGTTTCAAAGGGAAAGACCTGGATGGTAACGATGTAGATGAAAGCCTTTTCACCAAAAATAAAGTTACGGTTGTAAACTTCTGGTTCAGTGGATGCAAGCCTTGCGTTGAAGAACTTTCTAAACTGAATGAATTAAATGATACAATTAAGAAAATGGGCGGTGAAGTTGTTGGTATCAATACAGATACATTAGATGATAATCAGGATGGTATCAAAGAAGCGAAAGAAATCTTGAAGGCCAAGGGAGCTTCCTACAAAAACCTGACTTTCGACTCCGATTCAACAGTTGGAAAATATGCAGGAAACATTATGGCATTCCCGACAACAGTTCTCGTAGATAAAGACGGAAATATCGTTGGCGAACCTTTCATGGGCGGAATCGATGATCAATCAAACTACGAGCAATTAATGAAACAAATTCAGTCCATACTTGATCAGGAATAA
- a CDS encoding AraC family transcriptional regulator: MEDSYVLQLLKPKFKDFHLCFCGFAECKPLHSYGPAARPNYILHYVMKGKGIYQVGETKYPLKEGQAFLIEPESLTFYQADKTDPWSYLWVGFGGTEAQRFVRDLGLNSRQLTCECEYGEELKEIVFEMLHHTCSTAENLYYLQGKLYQFFSVLARGIEIQQYSNDTKESIHVQEAIAYIKNYYSQKITVEDIANYLALNRSYLYTIFMNSLGISPKEFLTEFRISRGKEQLALTDLSVEEIAVSCGYRNSLAFGKVFKQKMGMTPTQYRNDNRKAARERLISAQNELKEYKKHKKIYVGEVEKE, translated from the coding sequence ATGGAAGATTCTTACGTATTACAACTGTTGAAACCAAAGTTTAAAGATTTTCATTTGTGTTTCTGCGGATTTGCAGAATGCAAGCCATTACATAGCTACGGGCCAGCCGCAAGACCCAATTATATTTTGCATTATGTAATGAAGGGCAAAGGTATCTATCAGGTAGGTGAAACGAAGTATCCGCTGAAAGAAGGACAGGCCTTTCTGATTGAACCGGAAAGCCTTACCTTTTATCAGGCAGATAAAACGGACCCATGGTCTTACCTTTGGGTAGGATTTGGTGGTACGGAGGCACAGAGATTTGTCAGAGATCTCGGACTGAACAGTCGTCAGCTTACATGCGAGTGTGAATATGGAGAAGAACTGAAAGAAATTGTATTTGAAATGCTTCATCATACGTGTTCAACTGCAGAAAATCTTTATTATCTCCAGGGAAAGCTCTATCAGTTTTTCTCAGTACTGGCTCGTGGGATTGAAATTCAGCAATATTCGAATGATACAAAAGAAAGCATACATGTGCAGGAAGCAATTGCCTATATAAAGAATTACTATTCACAGAAAATCACAGTGGAAGATATAGCAAATTATTTGGCACTAAATCGAAGTTATTTATATACAATATTTATGAACAGTCTTGGAATCTCTCCGAAAGAATTTTTGACGGAATTTCGAATTTCCAGAGGAAAGGAGCAGCTCGCACTTACAGATCTATCTGTGGAGGAAATCGCAGTTTCTTGTGGTTATCGCAATTCACTTGCTTTCGGCAAAGTATTTAAACAGAAAATGGGAATGACGCCGACCCAATATCGTAATGATAACAGAAAGGCTGCCCGAGAACGATTGATCAGTGCACAAAACGAACTGAAAGAATACAAGAAACATAAAAAAATTTATGTAGGAGAAGTCGAAAAAGAATAG
- a CDS encoding alpha-galactosidase codes for MRQIIFHEETKTFHLYNEKISYILCVLENGHLGQLYFGKRLHDKADFSYLVEKCERPMTSYIYEWDRTFSLEHIRQEYPVYGTTDYRHPAIELLQENGSRISEFQYESYEIIDGKPKLSGLPATYTESEGEAQTLRIFLKDALTGAKLALLYTIFDEYSAIARSAYIENAGEKNLHVLNMMSLSLDLPDKDYEWMQLSGAWSRERYIKNRTLEQGITAIDSMRGNSSHEHNPFLALKRHNTDENAGEAIGISLVYSGNFRMQAEVDTHNVTRITAGINPEGFDWKLEPGESFQTPEAVLVYSENGLNGMSQTFQKLYAKRLARGYWRDKARPILNNNWEATYFDFTEDRLVEIAGKAKECGVELFVLDDGWFGARRNDRAGLGDWVANEELLPNGIKGLSERIEALGLKFGLWFEPEMVNKDSDLYRAHPDWILQTPGRNTSHGRYQYVLDFARKEVVDYIYGMMTKLLSESKISYIKWDMNRSITECYSSKLPSDRQGEVFHRYILGVYDLYERLTNEFPEVLFESCASGGGRFDPGMLYYAPQGWTSDDSDAIERLKIQYGTSMCYPLSSMGSHVSVVPNHQVFRNTPLHTRANVAYFGTFGYELDLNKLTEEEIKEVKEQIAFMKEYREVLQFGIFYRLKSPFEGNETVWMVTNEDRTLAIVGYYRVLNGVNQPYSRVRLQGLNPDMVYENVWNHTENYGDELMNYGLITSDVTAGEVPGNVTHCTDFESRIYMLKGKKVQEGR; via the coding sequence ATGAGACAGATTATTTTTCACGAGGAAACAAAAACTTTCCATTTATACAATGAAAAAATCAGTTATATCTTATGTGTATTAGAAAATGGACATCTGGGACAATTATATTTTGGAAAACGACTTCATGATAAAGCAGATTTTTCTTATCTGGTTGAGAAATGTGAACGCCCAATGACATCGTATATATATGAGTGGGATCGTACTTTTTCATTGGAACATATCCGACAGGAATATCCGGTTTACGGTACGACAGATTACAGACATCCGGCAATTGAATTGTTGCAGGAAAATGGCAGCAGAATCAGTGAGTTCCAATATGAAAGCTATGAGATCATTGACGGAAAACCGAAACTCTCCGGATTGCCGGCAACATATACGGAGTCCGAAGGGGAAGCACAGACATTGCGCATCTTTCTGAAAGATGCTCTGACTGGTGCAAAACTGGCACTTTTATATACGATTTTTGATGAATATAGTGCAATTGCAAGAAGTGCTTATATTGAAAATGCTGGTGAGAAAAATCTGCATGTATTAAATATGATGAGCTTAAGCCTGGATCTTCCGGATAAGGATTATGAATGGATGCAGTTGTCCGGTGCGTGGTCCAGAGAGCGCTATATTAAGAATCGAACATTGGAGCAAGGCATAACAGCTATCGACAGCATGCGCGGAAATTCTTCTCACGAACATAATCCGTTCCTTGCTTTAAAACGTCACAACACAGATGAGAATGCAGGAGAAGCAATTGGAATAAGCCTTGTATATAGTGGAAATTTCCGTATGCAGGCAGAGGTAGATACACATAATGTGACACGAATTACAGCCGGGATCAATCCAGAAGGATTCGATTGGAAATTAGAACCGGGAGAAAGCTTTCAGACACCGGAAGCAGTTCTGGTTTACAGTGAAAATGGATTAAATGGCATGAGTCAGACATTCCAGAAGCTGTATGCAAAGAGACTCGCAAGAGGGTATTGGCGCGATAAGGCAAGACCGATTTTAAATAACAACTGGGAAGCAACTTATTTTGACTTTACAGAAGATCGCCTTGTAGAGATTGCCGGGAAAGCAAAAGAATGTGGAGTAGAACTGTTTGTCTTAGATGACGGATGGTTTGGTGCGAGAAGAAATGACAGAGCCGGTCTTGGCGACTGGGTGGCAAATGAAGAACTTCTGCCAAATGGCATCAAAGGTCTGTCAGAAAGAATTGAAGCACTTGGATTAAAATTCGGCCTTTGGTTTGAGCCGGAGATGGTAAATAAAGACTCTGATCTTTATCGAGCACATCCAGACTGGATTTTACAGACACCTGGAAGAAATACATCACACGGCAGATATCAGTATGTACTCGATTTCGCAAGAAAAGAAGTAGTAGATTATATTTATGGTATGATGACAAAGTTATTATCGGAATCGAAAATCTCATATATTAAATGGGATATGAACCGAAGCATTACGGAATGCTATAGTAGCAAACTTCCTTCAGACAGACAGGGAGAAGTGTTCCATCGTTATATTTTGGGTGTATATGATCTGTACGAGCGGTTGACAAATGAGTTTCCAGAAGTATTATTTGAATCCTGCGCCAGCGGTGGCGGAAGATTTGATCCGGGAATGCTGTATTATGCACCGCAGGGATGGACAAGCGATGATTCGGATGCAATTGAGCGTCTGAAGATTCAGTACGGAACTTCTATGTGTTATCCGCTCAGCAGTATGGGAAGCCATGTGTCTGTTGTCCCGAATCACCAGGTATTTCGCAATACTCCATTACATACAAGAGCGAATGTAGCATACTTTGGAACTTTTGGATATGAACTGGATCTCAACAAATTGACAGAAGAAGAGATCAAAGAAGTAAAAGAACAAATCGCATTTATGAAAGAATACCGAGAAGTGTTGCAGTTTGGAATATTTTATCGTCTGAAAAGTCCATTTGAAGGAAATGAGACGGTATGGATGGTGACAAATGAAGACCGCACGCTTGCAATCGTAGGCTACTATCGTGTTTTAAATGGAGTGAATCAGCCGTATAGCCGTGTCAGATTACAGGGATTGAACCCGGATATGGTTTATGAAAATGTATGGAATCATACAGAAAATTACGGAGATGAATTGATGAATTATGGATTGATCACATCTGATGTGACAGCTGGTGAAGTGCCAGGAAATGTGACTCATTGTACCGATTTTGAATCTAGAATATATATGCTGAAAGGCAAAAAAGTT
- the melB gene encoding melibiose:sodium transporter MelB, translating into MENQKETQKNPQYKYASTREKLCFGIGAIGKDAICNLVGAFLMLYFTDTLYLAPAFVGVLFLVARIWDAINDPMMGMIVDNTHTRFGKFRIWLVIGTLVNSVVFVLLFHSFNLSGTALYVYVSVMYILYGMTYTIMDVPYWSWLPNLTNDPREREKVSVIPRFFASLAGFSVATFGLYIINYLNKAAGESNLYAEKGYTLFAIIIAVIFIVTIGITVFNVKEESTVGISAEKTSLKQAFHVIVKNDQLLAFIGLLLTFNLCTQIAKSFAVYYFKCVCHDEYLYSIFGFAIIAEMAGLLCFPKIAAKISREKVYAFACGLPIAGFVLLGAAGYVAPQSNVLVVVCCALLFFGSGLSLGVTTCCMADVIDYGEVKFGVRNESVTCSAQTFLMKAATAVAGGLTGIGLQIVGYNAKAVTQSAATVMGIRVLMLVIPIILACASFGIYKKYYTLKGEKMEEITRKVNEMHAKKQTA; encoded by the coding sequence ATGGAAAATCAAAAAGAAACTCAGAAAAATCCGCAATATAAATATGCGTCTACAAGAGAAAAATTATGTTTTGGAATTGGAGCAATCGGCAAAGATGCGATTTGCAATTTAGTAGGAGCATTTTTAATGCTTTATTTTACAGATACTTTGTATCTGGCACCGGCATTTGTCGGCGTACTGTTTTTGGTAGCAAGAATATGGGATGCGATCAATGACCCGATGATGGGAATGATCGTTGACAATACACATACACGTTTTGGTAAATTCAGAATCTGGCTTGTAATCGGAACATTGGTAAATTCAGTTGTATTTGTTTTGTTATTCCACAGTTTTAACCTGTCAGGAACAGCATTGTACGTATATGTATCCGTTATGTACATTTTATATGGAATGACTTATACGATCATGGATGTACCTTACTGGTCATGGCTTCCTAACCTGACAAATGACCCGCGTGAACGTGAGAAAGTTTCCGTAATTCCAAGATTTTTCGCAAGTCTTGCAGGATTTTCAGTAGCAACATTTGGGCTTTATATTATCAATTACCTGAATAAAGCAGCAGGCGAGAGCAATCTCTACGCAGAAAAAGGATATACACTTTTTGCAATTATTATCGCAGTTATTTTCATCGTTACAATCGGAATTACTGTATTTAATGTAAAAGAGGAATCAACAGTAGGTATATCAGCAGAAAAGACAAGTCTGAAACAGGCATTTCATGTAATTGTAAAAAATGATCAGTTGCTTGCATTTATCGGATTACTTTTGACATTTAACCTTTGTACACAGATTGCAAAAAGCTTTGCTGTGTATTATTTCAAATGTGTATGCCACGATGAATATCTGTATTCTATCTTTGGATTTGCAATTATTGCTGAGATGGCAGGACTTTTATGCTTCCCAAAAATCGCAGCAAAAATTAGCCGTGAAAAGGTATACGCATTTGCATGTGGACTTCCAATTGCTGGATTTGTACTGCTCGGTGCAGCAGGATATGTAGCACCACAGAGTAATGTATTAGTTGTTGTATGTTGTGCACTGCTTTTCTTCGGATCAGGTCTTTCACTTGGAGTAACAACATGCTGTATGGCAGACGTTATCGACTATGGAGAAGTAAAATTTGGTGTACGAAATGAAAGCGTAACATGCTCTGCACAGACATTTCTTATGAAGGCAGCTACGGCAGTAGCAGGTGGATTAACAGGAATTGGTCTTCAGATTGTAGGATACAACGCAAAAGCGGTAACTCAGAGCGCAGCGACCGTAATGGGTATTCGCGTGTTAATGCTTGTGATTCCAATCATTCTTGCATGTGCAAGCTTTGGTATTTACAAAAAATACTACACTTTAAAAGGTGAGAAGATGGAAGAAATCACAAGAAAAGTAAATGAAATGCATGCGAAAAAGCAGACAGCTTAA
- a CDS encoding creatininase family protein, with protein MRLTNLTWPKAQEYFEKNDMVLISIGSIECHGRHMPLGTDTLIPEHLLEKIEKKSDVLIAPTIPYGSCQCLAPYPGTIDIDNEVLYQFCRQIFLSLYRHGARKFVFLNGHGGNIKMIERLGMEFEDKGCLVAMLNWWLMAWDMNPAWKGGHGGGEETAAILGIDPSLVDKSEIGGELQFKHLSDNLKTTGFRSVEFKGVNVDIIRNTPHVTDNGWIGPDHPSTATEEWGKEMLETTANYIVDFMEEFKKVKLS; from the coding sequence ATGAGACTTACAAATTTGACTTGGCCGAAAGCTCAAGAATATTTTGAAAAAAACGATATGGTACTTATTTCTATCGGCAGTATTGAGTGTCACGGCCGTCATATGCCGCTTGGAACCGACACACTGATTCCGGAGCATTTGTTGGAGAAAATCGAGAAAAAGAGTGATGTTTTGATTGCTCCGACCATTCCATATGGTTCCTGCCAGTGTTTAGCTCCATATCCGGGTACAATTGATATTGACAATGAGGTACTCTATCAGTTTTGTCGCCAGATTTTTCTGAGTCTGTATCGTCACGGCGCAAGAAAATTCGTTTTCCTGAACGGACATGGCGGAAACATCAAGATGATTGAACGCCTTGGCATGGAATTCGAAGATAAGGGCTGTCTGGTGGCTATGCTTAACTGGTGGCTGATGGCATGGGATATGAACCCGGCGTGGAAAGGCGGCCACGGCGGTGGTGAGGAAACAGCTGCGATTCTTGGAATTGATCCGTCTTTAGTTGATAAGAGTGAGATAGGTGGTGAACTCCAGTTTAAGCACCTGTCTGATAATCTGAAGACAACCGGTTTCCGTTCTGTTGAGTTCAAGGGAGTTAACGTTGATATTATACGCAATACTCCGCATGTAACAGACAACGGCTGGATCGGACCGGATCATCCGAGTACCGCTACAGAAGAGTGGGGCAAGGAAATGCTTGAGACTACAGCAAACTATATTGTTGATTTCATGGAAGAATTCAAGAAAGTAAAACTTTCATAA
- a CDS encoding 4Fe-4S binding protein has translation MDKKLKSNKNFLVRFRGWFQAAATLLTNLHIPNLFKGKIYQGKVKTICVPGLNCYSCPAATGACPIGAFQAVVGSSKFKFTYYITGFFILLGVLLGRFICGFLCPFGWFQDLLHKIPGKKLSTAKLKPLRYLKYAVLAVFVILLPAFVTNSLGMGDPFFCKYICPQGVLEGAIPLALVNSGIRAALGHLFTFKFTILVFVIILSILFYRPFCKWICPLGAIYSLFNKISLLKIKVDPEKCVNCQKCSHACKMDVNVVDTPDHPECIRCGACMKACPTNAICYHYGFSGKKQADNK, from the coding sequence TTGGATAAGAAATTAAAATCAAACAAGAACTTCCTGGTTCGTTTCCGCGGATGGTTTCAGGCAGCTGCAACACTGCTGACCAATCTTCATATTCCGAATCTGTTTAAAGGGAAAATTTATCAGGGAAAGGTAAAAACAATATGTGTACCCGGACTGAACTGCTACTCTTGCCCGGCTGCCACAGGTGCCTGTCCGATTGGAGCTTTCCAGGCTGTAGTCGGTTCATCAAAATTCAAGTTCACCTACTACATCACCGGATTCTTTATCTTGCTGGGAGTTCTGTTAGGACGATTTATCTGCGGTTTTCTCTGTCCGTTTGGATGGTTTCAGGATTTGTTGCATAAAATTCCGGGTAAGAAACTGTCTACTGCAAAACTAAAACCCCTGCGGTATCTGAAATACGCGGTTCTGGCCGTTTTTGTTATACTGCTTCCGGCATTTGTGACTAATTCGCTGGGGATGGGCGATCCATTCTTCTGCAAATACATATGTCCACAAGGCGTACTTGAAGGTGCAATTCCACTGGCACTTGTTAATTCGGGAATCCGCGCGGCACTCGGACACTTATTTACGTTTAAGTTTACAATCCTTGTATTTGTAATTATCTTAAGCATTTTGTTTTACCGCCCATTCTGTAAGTGGATCTGCCCGCTTGGTGCCATCTACTCGCTGTTTAACAAAATATCATTACTTAAGATTAAGGTGGATCCTGAAAAATGTGTTAACTGTCAAAAATGCAGCCATGCCTGCAAAATGGATGTAAATGTAGTAGACACACCGGATCACCCGGAATGTATCCGATGTGGAGCATGTATGAAAGCCTGTCCGACAAATGCGATCTGCTATCATTACGGATTTTCAGGCAAGAAACAGGCTGACAATAAATAA
- a CDS encoding M42 family metallopeptidase: MDKKTTLEMIAAISNANGTSGFEDEVVAAIRPYAEGLGEITEDRMRNLYIRRKENNGKRPVVQLDAHSDEVGFMVQAICPNGTLRIIQIGGWVNHNIPAHKVLVRNRFGEYIPGLTASKPPHFMTEQERKAPLDMKDITVDVGAVSKEEAVEKFGIRIGEPVVPDVTFTYSETTDLMVGKSFDCRLGCAAILKTMHTLAGQELNVDIVGACAAQEEVGVRGATVTAQVIKPDIAIVFEGCPADDTCVESYMVQTAIKRGPMLRHIDARMITNPHYQRYALDLAEKLGIPVQDAVRSAGSTNGAAIHLTEKAVPVIVIGVPVRYAHTHYGISAYSDFDNAVKLACEILKRLDEEQVMSF, translated from the coding sequence ATGGATAAAAAAACAACATTGGAAATGATTGCAGCAATTTCAAATGCAAACGGTACATCCGGTTTCGAAGATGAAGTGGTTGCAGCGATTCGTCCTTACGCAGAAGGACTCGGAGAAATTACAGAAGATCGCATGCGCAACCTGTATATCCGCCGTAAAGAAAATAACGGCAAACGTCCGGTTGTTCAGCTTGACGCACATAGTGATGAGGTTGGTTTTATGGTGCAGGCTATCTGCCCGAACGGAACTCTCCGCATCATTCAGATCGGAGGTTGGGTTAACCACAATATTCCGGCTCATAAAGTCTTGGTTCGCAACCGGTTCGGAGAATATATTCCGGGGCTTACTGCCAGCAAGCCTCCGCATTTCATGACAGAGCAGGAGCGTAAAGCACCTCTGGATATGAAAGATATCACGGTAGATGTTGGCGCTGTTTCTAAAGAAGAGGCGGTTGAAAAGTTCGGCATTCGTATCGGTGAACCCGTAGTGCCGGATGTAACATTTACATATTCAGAAACCACAGATCTGATGGTTGGCAAGAGCTTTGACTGCCGTCTGGGATGTGCGGCAATTCTTAAGACTATGCATACCCTGGCTGGTCAGGAGCTGAATGTGGATATTGTTGGCGCTTGTGCAGCACAGGAAGAAGTTGGTGTACGCGGTGCCACTGTAACAGCACAGGTAATTAAACCGGATATCGCAATTGTTTTTGAGGGATGCCCGGCAGATGATACCTGCGTTGAGTCGTATATGGTTCAGACAGCTATCAAGCGAGGACCGATGCTGCGTCACATTGATGCCCGTATGATCACCAATCCACATTATCAAAGATATGCACTGGATCTGGCAGAAAAGCTTGGTATTCCGGTTCAGGATGCAGTTCGTAGTGCCGGTTCAACCAACGGTGCAGCTATACATCTGACTGAAAAAGCGGTTCCGGTTATCGTTATCGGAGTTCCGGTTCGCTATGCACATACACATTACGGAATTTCAGCTTATAGCGACTTTGATAACGCTGTTAAGCTGGCATGCGAAATTCTTAAAAGACTTGACGAAGAGCAGGTTATGAGTTTTTAA
- a CDS encoding GntR family transcriptional regulator, translating to MQKQRKTSNTTTSEIVLESLREQIINGILQPQEKLVEAEIARKFGLSRGPVREALRQLAVEGLVDYCPNKGCTVALLSPQDAYEVFFLRGSLEKLAIQKSNCLLSDYSLMIMEASIEEFRKAILEGNTMKAVRADETFHLQIIRSAQLNRLTKMWELLSPLNGAMFLSVQNANRFGQLSGDAETLQNAKCLEPNTPDQNTSYNGSAAVWTHQCLLEAIRINDLQTTCDLLDQHYEETGRRVYRLSLMKEQSF from the coding sequence ATGCAGAAACAAAGAAAAACATCAAATACTACTACATCAGAAATTGTTCTTGAATCTCTGCGGGAGCAGATCATCAATGGAATCCTTCAGCCTCAAGAAAAACTGGTAGAGGCTGAAATTGCCCGGAAATTCGGACTCAGCCGAGGTCCTGTGCGCGAAGCACTCCGACAGCTCGCTGTCGAAGGTTTAGTCGATTACTGTCCTAACAAAGGATGTACAGTCGCACTGCTTTCTCCACAAGACGCTTATGAAGTCTTTTTTCTGCGCGGCAGCCTTGAAAAACTGGCAATCCAAAAAAGTAACTGCCTCCTTAGTGACTATAGTCTCATGATAATGGAAGCCAGTATTGAAGAATTTCGAAAGGCTATTCTCGAAGGCAATACTATGAAGGCTGTTCGTGCAGATGAGACATTCCACCTGCAGATCATTCGTTCTGCCCAGCTTAACCGACTGACCAAAATGTGGGAGCTGCTGAGTCCACTGAATGGTGCCATGTTCCTCTCGGTTCAAAATGCTAATCGCTTTGGACAGTTAAGCGGAGATGCTGAAACGCTTCAGAATGCCAAATGCTTAGAACCAAACACACCGGATCAAAATACCTCTTATAACGGAAGCGCTGCAGTATGGACACACCAATGTCTGTTGGAGGCCATCCGGATTAACGATCTCCAGACAACCTGTGATCTTCTGGATCAGCATTATGAAGAAACCGGCAGACGTGTATACAGACTTTCACTCATGAAAGAACAGAGCTTTTGA
- a CDS encoding diguanylate cyclase domain-containing protein, with product MKKKTLVPLIIFLLGICLVSLIVYKTDAHEKEQRHITAQLNVATYGERIKNEITNGIEITDTLKQILISEDGEIHQFETIAGNLMSDSIESVQLAPNGVVTDIYPANEKEAGKIDLIHDKDRGKISCYARDNHTIITQGPFKLKQGGYGIAVRNPVYLKDKNGHEYFWGFTIVILRVPDIFSDSISALSSFGYEYKISKTDAPWSDTYKVVYQSDGQINHPVSYTFTIGDENWKFEVTPKSGWRNATLLIIIIGIFLTISLLLSVLTRVWLVAKEHKKKFQILARTDSLTNIYNRYGFDEFAEKMIQKNPKAHFVAALLDIDDFKFINDIYGHNYGDRALKNLADSMKTFFPSDALLGRNGGDEFCILLPNCTFAEADIQLQKFTKLPKSFSYHGKEHAFYISLGYAEYPTFASNRSQLMRCADAALYEIKLHGKNGCMVYREGFRSGARKQLGFAFKDISEHLPGAFIIYRADKEDDELFFANDEFLHMSGYKDIDELFRLTKKSFRNLIREDEQQQIESSIWEQIDSGNENDYIHFHLRKADGTYFSVLDHGRIVENSQYGKVFYVLFMDWKDMHIRYNDKFAR from the coding sequence GTGAAAAAGAAAACACTTGTGCCTCTTATCATTTTTTTACTGGGCATATGCCTTGTTAGTTTGATTGTATACAAAACAGACGCCCACGAAAAAGAGCAGAGACACATAACAGCACAATTGAATGTAGCCACCTATGGCGAACGAATAAAGAATGAAATTACAAATGGAATTGAGATCACAGATACCTTGAAGCAAATCTTAATAAGTGAAGATGGCGAAATCCATCAGTTTGAAACAATTGCAGGAAATCTTATGTCTGATTCTATTGAAAGTGTACAGCTTGCTCCTAATGGTGTTGTTACAGATATTTATCCGGCTAATGAAAAGGAGGCAGGTAAGATTGATTTGATCCATGATAAAGACCGCGGAAAAATTTCCTGTTACGCAAGAGACAACCATACAATCATTACGCAGGGCCCCTTCAAATTAAAACAGGGAGGATATGGAATTGCAGTCCGCAATCCCGTATACCTGAAAGATAAAAACGGACATGAGTATTTCTGGGGATTTACTATTGTTATCCTGCGTGTTCCGGATATTTTTTCAGATTCAATCAGTGCACTTTCAAGTTTTGGATACGAATACAAAATTTCAAAAACAGACGCTCCATGGAGTGATACTTATAAAGTGGTTTATCAATCAGATGGGCAAATAAATCATCCTGTTTCTTATACATTTACAATAGGAGATGAAAACTGGAAATTTGAAGTAACTCCTAAAAGTGGATGGAGAAATGCCACATTACTGATAATCATCATCGGAATATTTCTTACAATAAGCCTTCTCCTGTCAGTTCTTACCAGAGTATGGTTAGTAGCAAAAGAACATAAGAAAAAGTTTCAGATACTGGCGCGCACAGATTCTCTTACAAATATTTATAACCGCTATGGATTTGATGAATTTGCAGAAAAAATGATTCAAAAAAATCCAAAAGCACATTTTGTGGCTGCGCTCCTTGATATCGATGATTTCAAGTTTATTAATGATATCTATGGACATAATTATGGAGACAGGGCACTAAAGAATCTTGCAGACAGCATGAAGACTTTTTTCCCATCCGATGCATTACTTGGAAGAAATGGTGGTGACGAATTCTGCATTCTTTTACCAAATTGTACCTTTGCAGAAGCAGATATACAGCTGCAGAAATTCACCAAACTTCCTAAATCATTCTCATACCATGGTAAGGAACATGCATTTTATATTTCTCTAGGATATGCAGAATATCCAACGTTTGCATCCAATCGTTCACAACTCATGCGCTGCGCAGATGCCGCTCTTTATGAAATAAAGCTTCATGGAAAAAATGGATGTATGGTCTACAGAGAAGGATTTCGGTCAGGTGCCCGCAAACAGCTTGGATTCGCATTCAAGGATATCTCTGAACATCTTCCAGGTGCATTCATCATATACAGAGCTGACAAAGAAGATGATGAACTATTTTTTGCAAATGATGAATTTCTTCATATGTCAGGATATAAAGATATAGATGAACTGTTCAGACTTACTAAGAAAAGTTTTCGCAACTTGATCCGGGAAGATGAACAGCAACAGATAGAATCAAGTATCTGGGAACAGATTGACAGTGGTAATGAAAATGACTATATTCACTTCCATCTTCGAAAAGCTGACGGAACTTATTTTTCTGTGCTTGATCATGGAAGAATTGTAGAGAACTCGCAATACGGAAAGGTATTTTACGTATTGTTTATGGATTGGAAAGATATGCATATTCGTTACAATGATAAATTCGCAAGATAA